The following are encoded in a window of Nitrososphaerota archaeon genomic DNA:
- a CDS encoding cytochrome b/b6 domain-containing protein: MFSSLLQISGVPFRLDDSLALTIIAVSIFGCVAHFFREIIYGRRGQRWNMVFEQIERYDKIQIVIHWLFLALLLGLFITGVFIYKMDYFSNVSPQIASVGLRNWVAYHWYFSIAVINLGIFHIVYDSLIIRKFREAWVSRLDIANMKAIIQNFTARTKEYPRLEKLHPMQKMFHWAIFVDIFLLGFTGLTIWEPFQGFIQASGLDAFNDWLYIFKSRFLHDILTFTLVGLIIGHFYFSTLIPTNWKVFRGIIYGRLKIEEEAEQKKQAEQTSKQQ, from the coding sequence ATGTTCTCGAGCCTGCTCCAGATATCTGGTGTTCCATTCCGGCTAGATGATTCGCTCGCACTAACGATTATAGCTGTATCTATTTTCGGCTGTGTAGCGCATTTCTTCCGTGAAATTATCTATGGTAGAAGAGGTCAGCGGTGGAACATGGTCTTTGAGCAGATTGAGCGGTATGATAAGATTCAGATAGTGATTCACTGGCTCTTCCTCGCCCTGCTCCTAGGTCTGTTCATCACGGGGGTATTCATATACAAGATGGACTACTTTTCCAATGTTAGCCCGCAGATCGCGTCGGTGGGTCTTAGAAATTGGGTTGCTTATCACTGGTACTTCTCTATCGCCGTGATCAATCTAGGCATCTTTCACATTGTCTACGACTCCTTAATCATCCGCAAATTCAGGGAGGCATGGGTCTCACGGCTCGATATCGCGAACATGAAGGCCATTATCCAAAACTTCACTGCACGCACAAAAGAGTATCCGCGGCTGGAGAAGCTTCATCCGATGCAGAAAATGTTCCACTGGGCCATATTTGTTGACATCTTTCTCCTAGGCTTCACGGGACTCACAATCTGGGAGCCCTTCCAAGGATTCATCCAAGCATCAGGTTTGGACGCGTTCAACGACTGGCTCTACATCTTCAAGAGCAGATTCCTACATGACATACTCACCTTCACACTGGTAGGCCTCATAATAGGACACTTCTACTTCAGCACCTTAATTCCGACAAACTGGAAAGTATTCCGAGGCATCATCTACGGTAGACTGAAGATTGAAGAAGAAGCAGAACAGAAGAAGCAAGCAGAACAAACATCTAAACAGCAGTAA
- a CDS encoding MscL family protein has protein sequence MSKEDQMLDELRRIRELLEPKPAPPAPPPRGMMNEFRDFIVKYKVLGLAVAFILGLYLGTLVQALVNDLIMPIISLFLPGTAWDALMVGPFRVGHFFGALLTFLIVALVIFILVRQTAKMGIE, from the coding sequence ATGTCGAAAGAGGATCAGATGCTGGACGAGCTGCGCCGGATTAGGGAATTGCTGGAGCCGAAGCCTGCGCCACCTGCACCACCTCCACGTGGGATGATGAACGAGTTCAGAGACTTCATTGTGAAGTACAAGGTTTTAGGGCTGGCTGTCGCCTTCATTCTTGGTCTTTACTTGGGTACTTTAGTACAGGCGCTTGTGAACGATTTGATTATGCCTATAATCTCACTATTTCTACCGGGAACTGCTTGGGATGCGCTTATGGTCGGGCCTTTCCGGGTTGGGCATTTCTTCGGTGCGCTGCTGACATTTCTTATTGTGGCTCTGGTAATATTCATCTTAGTTAGGCAAACTGCGAAAATGGGAATAGAGTAG